TTTTGAAGGCGCGCTAAGACTGCGACCGACACTTTGCTTGCAGGCATCACGATCTGATTCGTGGAATTCACGACGAGGTCATACGCCCGGCTGTAAAGGCCTACGGCGGCGGGGCTGAACCGAAGACCAAGGACTACCGAGTGAACATTCTTCGTGCCAAAACTGAGTATCTGCGCGAGTAGGTAATTGCCCCCGAATCTTAGATAGGACGACATTTCGCCCAGGCGACGCGGCCGCCCCGGGAGCCACCGAGCGAAGACCGCCGCCATGAGCAGGCCAGCAGCCGTTTGAGTGAGTTGCTGCGCGACCAGGGCCCAGTAACCTGCTCCGGCTAGGGCCAGACCCACCGCCGAGGCCAGACCGATCACCGCGGGGATTAGGTCGGTCAGTTGGAGACTGAGGAAGCGAAGCTCACGCGCCAGATTCGCACGGTATTGCGCAGTCATCCCGTTGATCACGAACGTTGACGCAAGAATCTGCGTCACCAGAAGAAGACGAGAGTCGTCGTAAAGGTGCGAAATCGCGGGGGCCGCCATGACCACCAGAACCGCTATGATCGTGCCCAGAGCCGTACTCATCCAGAAGAGGTTGTCCCGGTGTTGAGCGCTGAGGGTTTTCGCTTGGATTGCTGCATTCGAAAGACCGAAATCTCGAAGGATCTCACCGAGGCCGGTGAACGCCATCACCATGGCGACCAGGCCGAAGTCGGACGGTGACAGTACTCGCGCCAGGGCCGCTACTCCGACAAATTGAAGGAATATGCGGGTGAATCGCCCGCCCATTGTGATGGCCGCGCCGCGGGCGGCTGAACGAGCAAGAGGCCCAGAGCCTGGTCCCGCCGGGGTTGACGGCTTGGCGCCACCAGCGTCATTCATACCCATCTGCCCGCGCGCTCTTGGCCAGAAGGCTTACATAACTGTTCGCTATAGCGTCCCAGCCATATTCCGCAACGGACGCGCGACATGCGGACTCAGTCTGGTCTCGGTCTGAACGAATCTGCTTGAGGCAGGTTTCCAGTCCGTTTGCGACGGCCCCGGGGTTCCGTTCGACAATTACTCCGTTCCGCGATCTCTCAATCAATTGAGGAGCGAGACCGGTCGGCGTCATGACGACCATGCGCCCTGCTGCCAACGCTTCGAGCAGTATCAGCGGGCCTGTCTCGTAAGAACTCGGCATCACCACGATGTCCGCCGCTGCGTAGTACGGACGTGGGTCCTGCCTGCTTCCTACAAACACCACTCGATCTGACACCCCGACCTGTTCGGCGCGTCGTTTTGCGTGATTGATCATCTCGGCGGAGCCGCCCACCACAAGAAGGCAAAGGGTGCGCTCCACATTCGGCAGCGCATCGATCGCGATGTATAAGCCCTTTCGTTCGAACTCGTGGCCAACGAAGAGGGCGACCGGTGCCTCCGCAAGCCCCAGGTCATGCCGAGTCTGCTTTCTGTACTTGCTGTCAAGATCGACGTAGGCCTCGAGATCCACCCCGTTCGGAATCACAGAAACGGGAGTCTTGAGACGATAGAGTTGCGCCAAGATGGCTTTGTCCATCTCGGTCAGGCACACGATCCGGGATTGCCAGGCTCCTTCGTAACGCACCCTGTCTCGTGCGAGGGTGAACCAGTGCATGGGGTTGGCAGGAATGCGACCCCCTCCCGCCTCACGGCGTTCCTTCATGACAGCCTTCAACAACCCGTGGTTGACATAGACGTCGCCCCCAACGGGATCCCCATGTACCAGGAACTTGGCGCCAGGGAACCGCCTGCGTCCGCGCCATATCGCGTAAGTGCCCGCGACGGAGAACCACACAACCTCTATTAGCAACTTCAGTTTATCTCCGGGATTACTGCTTACCTGAGTCTTGAGGCGCAGCCCAGTCGACGGCAGATCAATCCGCTCTGTCCTGATGCCCTTCTTCACGAAGGACTGCTCGAGCGAGTACACAACTTGGGCCACGCCGGCGCCGGGAGACACGTGCCGTGAAACCTGCACCACGCGACGCAGTTCTCCACTTCCCCTTCGCTCGAGCTGCGCGGCGAGGCCGCTTGCGAGTGCCGGTAGGTCGTATTTTTGGAGCACTCGTTTCCGGGCCGCCGCGCCGATATCGTCCGGCGCGTGCATCGCTCGTCGTATTGCGTCGGCTAGTGACGTCGCGGTCGCCTCTTCCGCCAGGAATCCCGTCACCCCGTCGGTCAGTTTCTCGGGAATTCCGCCTACTGGCGTGCCGATACACGTGATAGCCCTCGCCATCGCTT
Above is a genomic segment from Aeromicrobium chenweiae containing:
- a CDS encoding glycosyltransferase family 4 protein, translating into MTAENGGAPVTNMPVDSHNSRQVWIVARAVAFDDGVGGLERAVADQARALIELGWMVTVVSPSDGAGVTPDGLRFRNVEWPIPALGPGRPGFGISYKLWVDRVRQLIHSELPAGASLYVHGAAAGVLKGLDFSHVGRVVANPHGMEEFRREGLLREFNRVPVRRLARKAKHADCVLATDTGLVDQVVANLNLTSDQVVTLPNAVDVSRLDRLADHGMDRSIEADFVSVGRLTHNKGYDLLLDALVELQDEIGRPLRWVHFGRGPMRDQLLDSARRRLGLYLQIVTDADDAQVQATLAKATYFVQPSRYEGSSLTTLEAMARAITCIGTPVGGIPEKLTDGVTGFLAEEATATSLADAIRRAMHAPDDIGAAARKRVLQKYDLPALASGLAAQLERRGSGELRRVVQVSRHVSPGAGVAQVVYSLEQSFVKKGIRTERIDLPSTGLRLKTQVSSNPGDKLKLLIEVVWFSVAGTYAIWRGRRRFPGAKFLVHGDPVGGDVYVNHGLLKAVMKERREAGGGRIPANPMHWFTLARDRVRYEGAWQSRIVCLTEMDKAILAQLYRLKTPVSVIPNGVDLEAYVDLDSKYRKQTRHDLGLAEAPVALFVGHEFERKGLYIAIDALPNVERTLCLLVVGGSAEMINHAKRRAEQVGVSDRVVFVGSRQDPRPYYAAADIVVMPSSYETGPLILLEALAAGRMVVMTPTGLAPQLIERSRNGVIVERNPGAVANGLETCLKQIRSDRDQTESACRASVAEYGWDAIANSYVSLLAKSARADGYE
- a CDS encoding lipopolysaccharide biosynthesis protein yields the protein MGMNDAGGAKPSTPAGPGSGPLARSAARGAAITMGGRFTRIFLQFVGVAALARVLSPSDFGLVAMVMAFTGLGEILRDFGLSNAAIQAKTLSAQHRDNLFWMSTALGTIIAVLVVMAAPAISHLYDDSRLLLVTQILASTFVINGMTAQYRANLARELRFLSLQLTDLIPAVIGLASAVGLALAGAGYWALVAQQLTQTAAGLLMAAVFARWLPGRPRRLGEMSSYLRFGGNYLLAQILSFGTKNVHSVVLGLRFSPAAVGLYSRAYDLVVNSTNQIVMPASKVSVAVLARLQNDERRYVDFLLAGQKVLLHLVLPLLGIGAALAYPLVDIVLGPAWTGSAPVVQLLAASAAINAAAYVFQWYSLSKGYTGLDLKVNLVVAPIWIALVVGGSVFGLKGVASGFLIGQCAHWTTTLVWFHRSAGAPSVKMFLAAARALLPNVAAAAVAYIVAGRVFDLSSWQSVGLGTLVYVIAWSICIGAYTPLRRDVSDALSIGAYLRPDRTPPPSRGGVD